The Maniola jurtina chromosome 25, ilManJurt1.1, whole genome shotgun sequence genomic sequence ATATCGTTGGCGCTAAACTTCAAACTGACTTCCCCGATACGCATTTACTTGATTTATACTTGGCATATAGGTACCAAGGTGCCTAGTCATCGATTTCACAACCATCACTATCAGTGTTATCACAATAGAATCATTGTCGATTACGATCATCGATATTAATAACCACAgaaatctgaataaaaaatactatagAGTACCTATAAAAGTACGTGTCGCCACGCAGATGGGTGGAAATCAATGTGCGTAAAAGCAGATGTACGTGTGTTACGAGTTACGACTTACAGTTTCatttaagagtgctctccataATGCAATCAACATTTACAGGTGGGACGTCTCAAGAGCGAGTTCGAACGAGCAAACAACGTGAATCAAAGGTCttacgtaatttttttgcaaattagTTAATATTTTTGCACGACTGGGCAACGCGAAGGAGTTTTTTATGTTCATCAGTctatttattgtattgttttttgttcgtaTGTGGCGCTCTAGAGACCAAATGTGTGAACTGGTTTTAATGATACTTGCGACATTGATAGGTTAGTGTTTATTAGGATTGAGTAAGTATCTATGGTATCGTCTGTCCAGAAATATGAAAAGCTCTGGTGGTGCCACTAGGACTAGTACCACATGATATAACTAACTCCACGGGTTTTCCGTAATATGgcgaggtattttatttttctagtcAGGCTTTACATAGTAAAAATTACActtatattttcatataaaaggtatttttattgacattaaaatatcatttccCCGCTCGGTAGACCGGATAATGCTAATCCAGAATCTATCACGAAATCGGAACCAGTTATACTCTTAGCCTTATCGCTTGCTAAATAAACTGCCATCTCAGCAATCTCACTTGCATCTATATTATGTTGTAAAGGAACAGTCTTGGCATGTAAAGCGAAGACTGCATCATTTTCTTCTTGAGTTTTTCCTGAACTTAGTAGAATATTCGTTTCAACGGGCCCTGGAGAAATAGAATTGACTCTAACTCCCTTATCTGCTAAGTCCATAGCAACGTGTTTTGTGAAATAAACCACAGCAGCTTTCGAAAGGTTATACGGTATTGCTCCTTTGCAAACCAATTTAGCCATCACGCTGGCTGTGTTAATAACACACCCTTTACTTTCAATCAACGCTGGCGCAGCATAATGTATCATGGCAATCGTAGCTCTAAGATTCACACTCATAACTTTGTCTATAACACTCAACAGATCTGAATCAAGAATGCCTTTATCTCCGAAAATTCCCGCACAATTAACGAGAACGTCAATCCTTCCAAATTCTTCTATAGTATTCTCAACTGACCGTTTTACATCTACATCTTTGGATATATCCGCAACCACTTCTAACACTTTCGCTTCGCTTAAGTTTCGACATTCCTCTGTCACTTTGTTAAGGTTATCTTCATTTATATCTATTAAAGAAAGTGTAGCAGATAATTTAGCGAATTTTATAGCACTCGCTTTACCTATCCCTGATCCCGCTCCGGTAATTATAAcaactttatttataaaactcaTTGTACTACGTCCGCGTTAAATAACGTTGTCGTTAAACTATAAAATGGCTTCCCCGCTACGCgcttacataattaataattggCATAATCTTTAAGTTCACGACCATCACTCATTGTTATCACAATACAATCATATAATCAATTGCAATTAATGACCACAGAAATCTGAATAAGAAATACTATAACTAGAAGCTATAAGTTTCGCCACGCAGTACAGTTTTATTTATGTTGCTTTGGATGTAACAAGTCATTTCtaattattaaccgacttcaaaaaaggagaaggttctcaattcgtcggaatctttttttatgtatgttccccgattactcaaagacgcctggactgatttggatatttttttgtttgaaaaggtatACTTTgtaggtggtcccatataaattttgtgaagatctgatgaatatcttcggagatggagaacagaactcctcagaACAGAAATGATAATTGAATTGTTGTGAGAGCTTATCTCAATGACAGCTGCTTAGTACACtgtttattacttaattattttatgcaCTCTACATTTTccgttttaaatattataagtagtcTTATAGCtatctataattattttatacgtataatttcgttttaaaaacGTGGCAGGTATTCAAAACaagtgtaagtaaattaaaaatgtataatacccccgacaagtgaaggttacagtaataactagaaaagagctgataacttttaacggcttaaccgattttcttggattacataaagctaagaacactctcggttaAGCCaactttcaataaaaaaaaactaaaatcggttcattagtttaggagctacgatgccccagacagatacacagatacacacgtcaaacctataacacccctctttttgggtcgggggttaaaaaatatttatacaattATGTCAACTGCAGTTTTCATAGCTGTAACGTCGTAACGGTCGCGGACAGCATAGAGCTTGAATTGCTCGTGTAGTAATTACCTATGTGTAAGTTATTCAAAATCGGCAACACAGTGCCTCGGTTAAAGCAGATAAcatttctattaccttatttagaattctgtggtcATATCTGATTATTATGAGACCGAATTTACTTATCGTCAGATAGAAAAAATCAAGGTTAAATGTATGATAACAATGTTCGAAAACATCTTCAAATTCAGAGTACctatagtacttacctatatttattatttacaagaggatgcccgcggctttgcccgcgtgaagttcggtttttgaaaatcaaaggaactctttgattttccggcataaaaagtagcctatgtccttccccgggatgtatcccaagtctgtaccaaatttcattaaaatcggttcagcggttgggccgtgaaaacgtagcagacagacagacagacacactttcgcatttataatattagtatggatttattaagCTTTTGCCTGCGATTTCGTCCAAGTTACATCTATGACTTTGTTGTCACGTGTAAGTCTGCTATGGCTgcttattttagggttccgttcctcaaaggaaaaaaacggaacccttacaggatcacttcgttgtctgtctgtccgtctgtccgtcgtgtctgtcaagaaaacctatagggtacttacttcccgttgacctagaatcatgaaatttggtaggtaggtaggtctttactttttaccccggaaaatcaaacaggtcccacgggatctttaaaaacctaaatccacgcggacgaagtcgcgggcatcctctaattattcataaaataagATTTTCTGTACACACTTATCTTTTCCATAAAGGTACCTAAATACTAGAATTAGATAAATAGAGACAACACTTAAAAGTCATAGTAAAATGAACCTTATAGACCATCATTTCAAAGTTTGAATTCGTCCATACATTTAGTGCCAACGCCCCAAGGCCACGGGAAACTACCTATTtggatatctactcatgtgctatTTGTctatgataaataaaattcatagaCAAAAACGTTACGCGTTTCTTCTCAGGATTCTGTAGTACCTAGtaatagtcatcatcatcagcctgtggatgtccactgttggacatatgccttccctataaagcgccaccacacccggtcctcagccttcctcatccagccacttcccgccagccgctttatatcgtcggtccatcgtgctggagggcgtcccacactacgcttgtctccggtctccactcaaggactttccggctccaacggccatcgcctctacgacaggcatggcctgcccactaccACTTCAGCTTGTTAATAGCAGTAGTAGTGGTAGTAGTAAtagtagaaaaataaaacaaaaacatctACTATGGGTGGTTTTGAACCATTTTATTATTCGTTTTTATCATTTTACTAACAAAGATTAAAATcttaaaacattaataaataatgacaataaatatttatttaaggactacctatttatttaaaactattacAGTACAATAATGTATTCTGTAGTATTCTAAGTTCTACATAATACTATTTGGTTTCTATGTGGGCTGAAAAAGgtgcagtgcaaaccgcagtcagggtttttggaaaaacggaaccattataggatcactttgttgtctgtctgtctgtccgtccgtccgtcgtgtctgtcaagaaacatatagggtactttccgttgacctagaatcatgaaatttggtaggtagggtaggtcttatagcacaagtacaggaataaatctgaaaaccgcgaatttgtggttacatcatttaaaaaaaattaaaatgtgtttcaatttccaaagtaagataactataccaagtggggtttcatatgaaagggctttacttgtacattctaaaacagatttttatttatttttatgtatgatagtttttgatttattgtgcaaaatgttggaaaaaatacctgagtacggcaccctcagtgcgcgagtctgactcgcacttgaccgggggTTTTTTAATTACTTGTTGTCTACTTCAAACtagatgcccgcagcttcgcccgagTGAATTTggcagatcccctgcagcatcaggattgaggagttggaatccaaaagtcggttaaaaaagtagcttatgttactccttggttaatcctctacttatctgttaaagtcccgtcaaaataggtttagccattccgaagattagcccgttcaaacagacacaacacttcaattttatttattagtattagtatagatgtaaaaGTCAATTTCGACTAATACGAATTTAAATGACTATTAGATTTCAATCTTTCTTTAAGTTTTTGCATCCTTTTGTACATGTGCATTTTGTCCGCAGTAAAAGTTGATTTTGCGCTCTGCTGTTCCtgaaaatttacaaaacaaatTTATGAAAGGCATAAACAATGattgattttagggttccatatctataaaaaataaaaaggaactCCTACAGGACTATGCAAGAAGGGattaaggctgcttttccaccagagatgtgctatgctacgttgctatggatgcgttaaatatccaccaatcatattaattggtgcacatagcttagcactggtggaaacggatttaactaagatatgttttttatatggaaggatgcgtgctatggatgcctgctatgggcagtcgcgagtggtgtagctatgtgcaggctcggcaggacgcgtgagcgcctctctcct encodes the following:
- the LOC123878023 gene encoding short-chain dehydrogenase reductase 2a-like isoform X2, which produces MSFINKVVIITGAGSGIGKASAIKFAKLSATLSLIDINEDNLNKVTEECRNLSEAKVLEVVADISKDVDVKRSVENTIEEFGRIDVLVNCAGIFGDKGILDSDLLSVIDKVMSVNLRATIAMIHYAAPALIESKGCVINTASVMAKLVCKGAIPYNLSKAAVVYFTKHVAMDLADKGVRVNSISPGPVETNIALHAGISQEVNDAVFASYAKFVPLQHNIEATEVAEMAVYLASDKARSITGSDFVIDSGLALSGLASGNMLL